The genome window ACTTTTACATATTTTCTAATTATTTGTTTTTATAGGATTACTTTAATCTCAACATGTATAAAGATGGCGACGCCGACCAGTGGGCAGGGATTGAGCTCGGAATCATTGCCGAATGTCAAAGTCGCTACAGCAGTCGAAAGAATAAACTGCATGAACATTTTCAGGCAGTTGGAGGTACTAAGGATGTTGATAGAGCAAAGAGTTGCCCACCTAGGAATTATGATTCGCAAAAGTGGGTCGACCTTATTGATATATTGTTCACGGATCCTGCCTATATAAGACAAAGCAATGCAAATACAGAAAACAGAAAAAAACAAAGATACCCCAGTTATCATGGTAGTCAATCTTATGCTCAAAGGCGATACATAGAGGTAAGAAAAACTGTTAGTTTTACCTAAATGCGTATTAACATACCTATTGAATCTGAAAAATAGTATATTTGTTGTTTACAAGGAGCAAAAAACTGGAAGCCCAAACTATATTGCTGTTTTTGAGAAGACACACTACAAGGAAGGGCGGGGATGGGCAAACGATATTTGTGCAGCAGACTGGGTGAGTAAAAAAACATTTAGTTGTTTCCTAGTAGTGTTCTTTCTGGGTTAAAATCCTAGCAGCAACGTTCTTTCTATTTTATACTTTGCTGGAAACTTAACTAGACCCGGCAAAGGGGTTGGGTCGGGTTGCGGGTCAAAACAGGTCAGTTAAAAAGGGGTTGGCGCGCTTAAGGCGTGAGGCGCCCGAGGCGCCCATAAAAACGCTTTTCGCGCTTCGCTTCAAACAGGGGCGGATCTACATTGGTCGGAACGAGTTCACACGGACCCACTGCGTTTCGAAATTTTAATAGATATTATATATAGTAAACTGGAGTGAACCCATAAGTATTATTAAAGGTGAACCCATACTCAAATAACAAACTTGGTTCAGTGGAATAAACCTCCTGTTTCCCCTAAAGAATCCTGGGTTCGAGTCACGTTTTTatctttttttgtaatttttatttgtttcttttttattTCAAATCTGTTTAAACTTCAAACACACATTTAGGGTAATTCAAGTACAAACTTGCTTAGCTATACCAGTAGTAAATAAAGCTTAGCCATACCAGTAGTAAATAAAGCTGCAATAAGTTCTAATTTGTGTGAAATTTTGATTTTATTTCCTTGTCAGCTGCAATAAGAAAGAAATCGTTCTATTGTAATTTTAGTTAAATTATAAGTATGTGGATAAGAAGCCTACTGTGAATGCTCATAGATGTAAATTAGCAGGACCGGATATTAGGAAGGTTGGGTAGATGGTGGGCTATTTAGGCGAATGATGTAGGTTTTGGTAGTGTTTTTGGTTAATTTAATGTATGTGCTAAGTTGAATGAATACAAACTAGAATGAGTTGTTATTCTTTATTATTAATGATGGAACAGGTTAGTTTTATCGATTTTATCCAGTTATGCTGTCgaattttagtaaaaaaaatctAATGTATCTTTTAATGTAGGGTAAAATTCAAGACGAGTTAGCTAGAGCGTCGAGAGATGTCGATGATACTTCACCAGTTGATGAACTCGAGGTACTCAAAAGTGCCTTGGGTCATAGGAATGGGCACGCACGCGGTGTTGGCCGTGTTGTTAAAAATGTCACCCACGAAATATCGAGCTCATACCCCCCGCCAAGACAACAACAACAATTGGAAGAAATGCAAGAAGAGATGCAACAAATGCGACAAGAAATACAAGAAAtgcgacaacaacaacaacaacaacaacaacaacaacaacaacaacaacaagtgCAAGTGCAACCATTCTCAAACCAAGCATTACTGGAACtactacaacaacaacaacaacaacatgcGTTTCAAATGCAACAAATGGAAGCACAATTTCAAAGCCGACTTAATGAATTGAAACGAAAAATGCGTCAAGTTgacgaagatgatgaagatgatgattagaCTTAGATATTTGTATTAAACTTTTAATTTGAAGTTTGTACTCGATAACTAATGTTTATTTTGAAGCTTGGACTTGATAACTATGATGAATATTTTGTATTTTGAATCTTTAGTATAATATGTAGTTTTGAAATTTCCTGTTTAAATTCAGTTTAAAAAAGCAGGTtaataattgtaaaaaaaaagtaaaacacaTTAAAAATAATAATCTGTAGGGACGATATATTGTCCCTAtaggaaaaaaagaaaaaaatgatttTTGAACTTGGTGGAACAACATATCGTCCCTATacatttaaaccaattttttttattttaactctAAAGGGACGACCTTTTGTCTCTAAAAGTTTAAaccaaatttttaaatttttttttattttaactttatagGGACAACTTTTTGTCTCTAAAAGtttaaaccaattttttttattttaactttatagGGACGACTTTTGGCCTCTAAAAGTTtaaaccattttttttatttttaaatctaTAGGGACGACTTTTGGTATCTAAATGCTtaaatctgtttttttttatattaact of Helianthus annuus cultivar XRQ/B chromosome 1, HanXRQr2.0-SUNRISE, whole genome shotgun sequence contains these proteins:
- the LOC110881340 gene encoding probable serine/threonine-protein kinase fhkB, which translates into the protein MHFKSWQSVPPEYKKSVYPVLFDYFNLNMYKDGDADQWAGIELGIIAECQSRYSSRKNKLHEHFQAVGGTKDVDRAKSCPPRNYDSQKWVDLIDILFTDPAYIRQSNANTENRKKQRYPSYHGSQSYAQRRYIEEQKTGSPNYIAVFEKTHYKEGRGWANDICAADWGKIQDELARASRDVDDTSPVDELEVLKSALGHRNGHARGVGRVVKNVTHEISSSYPPPRQQQQLEEMQEEMQQMRQEIQEMRQQQQQQQQQQQQQQQVQVQPFSNQALLELLQQQQQQHAFQMQQMEAQFQSRLNELKRKMRQVDEDDEDDD